GGCTTATATCAAACGACTATTTTCAGCGCGTGATTCTTCACTAAATAAAGAACAACTTGGTTATGTCTCAGGGGGTTACAAAACTGTCTTTGACCATATAGAAAAGTTAATTTATGCGGCTGGAGGTCATATCCGCACAGGGGTTGCAGTAGAATATATCGCGCCTCATCCAGGTGGTGGAATGTGGGTAGAATTTCAGGGTAAAAAGGAGCATTTTGATAAGGTAATTTTTACTGGACCAGTTAATATTTTGCAACAAGTTGCTGCTGATGAACTGATAAAAGTTTCAGACACTGGTGAAACAGTAGAATACCTGGGTGTAATCTGTATGGTATTGATTACTCGCAAAGCTTTAGTTCCTTATTACGTCGTAAATATCGCCGATAGAACTATTCCTTTTACCGGAGTCATCGGTATGAGCAACTTAGTTTCTTTGCAAGAAACAGCAGGATATCACATGACATTTCTACCAAAATATATCCTTTCCACTGACCCGTTGCTAAAACAGCCCGATGATGAATTGCGCCAAGTATTTTTTCAGGGTATACGTTTGATGTTCCCAGAACTCAAATCAGATGACATTGTAGCAGCACATATAAATCGAGCTATTAAAGTGCAGCCACTACAAGTTTTAGATTATTCCAGCCTTGTTCCAAAAGTGAGTACCGAAAACGAAGATTTTTTCGTCGTCAATACCTCGCAGTTGGTCAATGATAGCGTCAACAACAACGCAGTTGTGCGACAGGTCGATGAATTTCTCAAAAAATCAACATTGCTGAATTCTTGAAATTTGAGTAATTGGATTTTATTTTAAAAATCACAGGAGGTATTTATGAGTCTTTTTGTTCTTTTACCCGCATACAACGAGCAAGAATCAATTCGCCCCTTGTTCAAAAGGTTTCAGACATTACAGCAAATCTCTAATATGGAGATAAAACTAATTCTTGTTGATGATGGTAGTAGTGATGCAACTGCTCAGACTGCTTTAGAAGAATCTCAATCACTGGGAGTATTAATTAACTTAGTCCAACATCCCAAGAATGCTGGTTTAGGTGAAGCAATTAAAACAGGTTTCAGAACTTTCTTAGAAATTTCTCAAGAAGGTGATTTTTTAGCCGCAATGGATTGCGACAACACTCAACCGCCAGAACTCCTAATAAAGATGTATGACACTATGATAGCTGGTAGCTATGATATTGCGATCGCATCTAGATACCGAAAAGGCTCTAAAGTCATAGGTTTATCAAAATTTAGAGAGATAATGAGTTACGGAGCTAGCTGGCTGTTTAGAATCGCAGCCCGTGTACCAGGTGTAAGAGACTATACTTGCGGTTACAGGCTGTATAACCGTAATTTTGTTAGTAAATTAGATATGTATTACGGCGACAATCTATTTACTGAAAGTGGATTTGCTTGCATGATAGATTTACTGCTAAAAGCAAAAGTACTTAGACCAAAAATCGCGGAAATTCCAATGGTTTTGAGATATGACCAAAAGCCAAGTGCGAGCAAAATGAAAATTTTGAAAACTATTACTCGAACATTGAAGCTCCTGTATAAAAATCTATTATCTACAGGACAAATTTCCAATTTAGGCCAGACTTTTAATGAGCGAGAAACAGGAAGAATTCCCCTGAAAATGGGAAATCGTAAATAAAGCTAAGAGTGATAGTCTGGATTAAATTAAGTGTTTGCAGGAAATAAGATCGCATATTTAGTAAGGGTTAGTCATCAGGAAGTTTCTGTATTCTTACCAGAGTTAGAGTATCTCCTAGCTCGTAACTCCCTTCGTTGAGAAGAGTATTAGTTAAATACATATAAGTGCATCTCTTTTTACACAAGCATCCTCAATGGTGCGAACTTTCAAAATATCAGCCCGCCTTTGCGGGCTTTTTTTATTGACAAGTTTTTCCAAGGAGGATTAGGGAAATCCACACTGCTTTTCAAAGAATTGGTCAAGATGACAGTTGAGTAAATTTGCTAGAGTGAACACACCAGGATTTTTCAGTCAAATCTCTGAATTACGCCAGCAGACGAGGCTACCCATGC
The Nostoc punctiforme PCC 73102 genome window above contains:
- a CDS encoding glycosyltransferase family 2 protein; its protein translation is MSLFVLLPAYNEQESIRPLFKRFQTLQQISNMEIKLILVDDGSSDATAQTALEESQSLGVLINLVQHPKNAGLGEAIKTGFRTFLEISQEGDFLAAMDCDNTQPPELLIKMYDTMIAGSYDIAIASRYRKGSKVIGLSKFREIMSYGASWLFRIAARVPGVRDYTCGYRLYNRNFVSKLDMYYGDNLFTESGFACMIDLLLKAKVLRPKIAEIPMVLRYDQKPSASKMKILKTITRTLKLLYKNLLSTGQISNLGQTFNERETGRIPLKMGNRK
- a CDS encoding NAD(P)/FAD-dependent oxidoreductase, translated to MNIGIIGGGITGLVLAQRLAHQGHIVTVFDSNKQLGGLTTYHDYGLFTWDRFYHVILPSDTHLINFLRDIGLGDKLRWHRSLTGFYDNKKFYSISNTIEFLRFPLFGLIGKIRLAFTLLYGSRLNNWRRLEKILVEDWLLKLGGKSTYEKLWKPLLLSKLGENYKRISAVFIWAYIKRLFSARDSSLNKEQLGYVSGGYKTVFDHIEKLIYAAGGHIRTGVAVEYIAPHPGGGMWVEFQGKKEHFDKVIFTGPVNILQQVAADELIKVSDTGETVEYLGVICMVLITRKALVPYYVVNIADRTIPFTGVIGMSNLVSLQETAGYHMTFLPKYILSTDPLLKQPDDELRQVFFQGIRLMFPELKSDDIVAAHINRAIKVQPLQVLDYSSLVPKVSTENEDFFVVNTSQLVNDSVNNNAVVRQVDEFLKKSTLLNS